In the Deltaproteobacteria bacterium genome, GTGGGAATGGAGCTGGTGAAGCTGGAGGGCCCCGGTCCGTGAGGTGCCCCCGGTGCGGCCACGACGACAACAAGGTGGTCGACTCGCGGGCGGGAAAGGACAGGGACGTCATCCGGCGGAGGAGGGAATGCCTCTCCTGCC is a window encoding:
- the nrdR gene encoding transcriptional repressor NrdR, producing the protein MRCPRCGHDDNKVVDSRAGKDRDVIRRRRECLSCQRRFTTYERIEEELPLVVKRDGRREPFDRQKILN